A window of the Branchiostoma floridae strain S238N-H82 chromosome 12, Bfl_VNyyK, whole genome shotgun sequence genome harbors these coding sequences:
- the LOC118428034 gene encoding tolloid-like protein 1, which yields MLTVLAFVLAACGGDLTVTLAYEHDVAYNNLQLNNLQNRIILDPCASKDVLEGDIILDDWARDYHTVEYRDGGFVSRKTKSHRGRNEPTRNNKQKLHPSRPRKSRLRPSGAPSRSSRERRAATAVESRLWPGGVIPYVIDAGFSNESRSVIQSAMTHWQRNTCVRFRPRMHQDFDYVFFQRGRTCCSFVGRTGNGKQTVSVGPGCDMFGIVLYKIGHLTKQSYLVLTLSITHRLICIMLPRCCSFVGRTGNGKQTLSVGPGCDMFGIMLCCSFVGRTGNGKQTLSVGPGCDMFGIVLHEIGHLIGFWHEHSRPDRDDFVNILYENVKDGERHNFEKLWKTQINSLGQRYDYMSIMHYGSRYFTKNGRETLSPRQSNVMIGQRTALSQMDIVQANLLYKCHRVTDCGGTIFANSGNFTSPNYPNELPSNIGCAWIITSEEGNTITLNVTDMDLQGVEDGGECRNEYIEIRDGMGELAPLIGRFCGNDTPTSIASSGRSLWLQLVSRGPPVPPVDGTTHYSVSRGFAVSFEPGGVCERTLTEATGRIKSPSNIETSLQGIDCAWQIVVPEGYYVALTIENVQLPGYDRSDHQCHLHFVEILDGNSSDSTTINRLCHSSQGVGLISSGSHLRIILKSSPSLQHASFSASYTAIDIDECMSNNGGCQEACLNLDGGYACGCSYGYEIAPDGTSCVGNVLSLSYSIKI from the exons ATGCTGACCGTCTTGGCTTTCGTCTTGGCGGCCTGCGGAGGCGACTTGACCGTGACCTTGGCGTACGAACACGACGTCGCCTACAATAACCTTCAACTTAATAACCTTCAGAACAGGATCATTCTCGACCCCTGCGCCTCGAAAG ATGTTCTCGAGGGTGACATCATTCTGGACGACTGGGCCAGAGACTACCACACTGTCGAATACCGCGATGGTGGCTTCGTGTCCCGCAAAACCAAAAGCCACCGCGGCCGGAACGAACCgacaagaaacaacaaacagaaactTCATCCCTCGCGGCCGCGGAAATCCAGACTCCGGCCGTCGGGAGCCCCTTCCAGGTCCTCCCGGGAGAGAAGAGCCGCCACTGCGGTGGAGTCACGCCTCTGGCCCGGCGGAGTCATTCCTTACGTGATCGACGCCGGGTTTTCTA ATGAGAGCAGGTCAGTTATCCAGTCCGCCATGACACACTGGCAGAGGAACACCTGTGTCCGCTTCCGCCCCAGAATGCATCAGGACTTCGACTACGTCTTCTTCCAGAGGGGCAGAAC GTGCTGTTCGTTCGTCGGTCGTACGGGAAACGGGAAGCAGACGGTGTCTGTCGGACCGGGTTGCGACATGTTCGGGATCGTGTTGTACAAGATCGGGCACCTGACAAAACAGTCCTATCTCGTCTTAACATTGAGTATAACTCATAGACTTATCTGTATCATGCTGCCGAGGTGCTGTTCGTTTGTGGGTCGTACTGGTAACGGGAAGCAGACGCTGTCTGTCGGGCCTGGTTGCGACATGTTCGGGATAATGTT GTGCTGTTCGTTCGTCGGTCGTACGGGAAACGGGAAACAGACGCTATCTGTCGGGCCGGGTTGTGACATGTTCGGGATCGTGTTGCACGAGATCGGCCACCTGATCGGGTTCTGGCACGAGCACAGCCGGCCCGACCGGGACGACTTCGTCAACATTCTGTACGAGAACGTCAAGGACGGGGAGAGACACAACTTCGAGAAACTCTGGAAGACACAG ATCAACTCCCTCGGCCAGCGCTACGACTACATGTCCATCATGCACTACGGCTCTCGTTATTTCACGAAGAACGGGCGCGAGACTTTGAGCCCGAGACAGAGCAACGTCATGATTGGTCAGCGGACGGCGCTGAGTCAGATGGACATCGTACAGGCAAACCTGCTCTACAAGTGCCACAGAGTAACAG ATTGCGGAGGTACGATATTCGCCAACAGCGGAAACTTCACCTCTCCGAACTACCCGAACGAGCTGCCGTCCAACATCGGGTGTGCGTGGATCATCACGTCAGAGGAGGGCAACACCATCACGCTCAACGTCACGGACATGGACCTGCAAG GAGTGGAGGATGGCGGCGAATGTCGCAACGAGTACATCGAAATCAGGGACGGTATGGGCGAATTGGCGCCTCTGATTGGCCGTTTCTGTGGCAACGACACACCCACCTCCATCGCTTCCAGCGGGCGGAGCCTGTGGCTGCAGCTGGTGTCCCGTGGTCCACCAGTGCCTCCTGTCGATGGAACGACGCATTACAGCGTGTCGAGAGGATTTGCGGTCAGTTTCGAGCCAGGAGGGG TGTGCGAGCGGACCCTGACCGAGGCCACGGGCCGCATCAAGAGCCCCAGCAACATCGAGACGTCACTCCAGGGCATCGACTGCGCATGGCAGATCGTCGTACCGGAGGGGTACTACGTGGCACTCACCATAGAAAATGTGCAACTTCCAG GTTATGACAGATCTGACCACCAGTGCCATCTGCACTTTGTGGAGATTCTGGACGGAAACTCCTCCGACTCCACAACCATCAACCGACTGTGCCACTCCAGCCAGGGGGTGGGCCTCATCTCATCCGGCTCGCATCTCAGGATCATCCTCAAGTCCAGCCCCAGTCTACAACACGCCTCCTTCTCAGCGTCTTACACCGCTATCG
- the LOC118428219 gene encoding alpha-N-acetylgalactosamine-specific lectin-like, with protein MTAGIAVLLSLVAVGLAPLTFINKEEIYGLSTAFDTFKRDQDNMSTIVDDIGATVDALKRDQDDIRKLSTTVDVLKRDQDEMRQLSTILDALKRDLDNVHSRIATFGSCLHGYTAFRGICYKAFNRLNIFSGAAAACRQDGGTLAMPRDAETNAFLISLYKSVRANGPFWFGLHDQREEGSFEWVDGSALGTYNSWGVEQPDDKWGKEDCVYYSWTSTNIVKGWKEKWNDAPCNEQHRFICQAVPGRP; from the exons ATGaccgccggcattgccgtgctgcttaGCCTGGTCGCTGTTGGACTCGctcctctgacgttcatcaataaagag GAGATATATGGACTGTCCACCGCTTTTGACACCTtcaagcgcgaccaagacaacatgtccactaTTGTTGACGACATTGGtgctactgttgacgccttgaagcgcgaccaagatgacatacgcaaactgtccaccactgttgacgtcttgaagcgtgaccaagacgaaatgcgccaactgtccaccattcttgacgccttgaagcgcgacctggacaaTGTGCACAGCCGAATTGCCACCTTTG GATCTTGTCTTCATGGTTACACAgcgttccgtggaatctgctacaaggccttcaacagATTAAATATCTTCAGCGGAGCGGCCGCGGCCTGTCGACAAGACGGCGGGACCCttgccatgccccgagacgccgagaccaacgccttcttgatctccttgtacaagtccgtgagAGCCAACGGGCCCTTCTGGTTCGGCCTAcacgatcagcgcgaagagggaagctttgagtgggtggatggttctgcacttgggacgtacaacTCCTGGGGTGTAGAACAACCGGACGACAAATGGGGAAAGGAAGATTGCGTTTATTACTCCTGGACGTCGACCAATATCGTAAAAGGCTGGAAAGAAAAATGGAACGACGCACCATGCAACGAGCAGCatcgcttcatatgccaggctgttccag GACGTCCATAG